A part of Streptomyces sp. NBC_01451 genomic DNA contains:
- a CDS encoding MFS transporter: protein MPQSLTEGAPKGVGHDTDKESAAPNPKRWWILAIIGIAQLMVVLDATIVNIALPSAQADLGFSDGNRQWVVTAYALAFASLLLLGGRIADLFGRKPAFLIGVAGFAGASVLGGAANGFEMLVVARALQGVFGALLAPAALSLLNTTFTDAREKARAFSVYGAIAGAGGAVGLLLGGLLTDALDWRWTLYVNLVFAVVAFVGGWMLLSNHRDAANSRIDVPGTLLVSAGLFSVVYGFSNAETHDWSSPQTWGFLTAGVLLLAAFARWQTRAKHPLLPMRVLLDRDRAASFLTVLISGAAMFGVFLFLTYYLQLNLGFSPTRTGLAFMPMMAALMVAAQVSTTMLVPRFGPKIIIPAGFALGAAGMAWLTGIGVGSSFSTAVLPQLLVIGAGMGAIMPPAMQLATSGIGAEDAGVASATVNTMQQVGGSIGTALLSTLAASAATNYLSGRNAADKLVQAQSTIESYTTAFWWSAGFFAAGALITSLLYRPGVPVQDENAAPVVHM from the coding sequence ATGCCCCAGTCCCTTACCGAAGGCGCCCCGAAGGGCGTCGGGCACGACACGGACAAGGAGTCCGCCGCGCCGAACCCGAAGCGGTGGTGGATCCTCGCGATCATCGGAATCGCGCAGCTGATGGTGGTCCTCGACGCCACCATCGTGAACATCGCGCTTCCCTCCGCACAGGCCGACCTCGGCTTCTCCGACGGCAACCGGCAGTGGGTCGTCACGGCGTACGCGCTGGCCTTCGCCTCCCTGCTGCTGCTCGGCGGCCGGATCGCCGACCTGTTCGGGCGCAAGCCCGCCTTCCTCATCGGCGTCGCCGGATTCGCCGGCGCCTCGGTCCTCGGCGGCGCCGCGAACGGCTTCGAGATGCTGGTCGTCGCCCGGGCACTCCAGGGTGTCTTCGGCGCACTGCTCGCACCGGCCGCGCTCTCACTCCTCAACACGACCTTCACCGACGCGCGCGAGAAGGCCCGCGCGTTCAGCGTGTACGGCGCCATCGCCGGGGCCGGCGGCGCGGTGGGCCTGTTGCTCGGCGGCCTGCTGACCGACGCGCTCGACTGGCGCTGGACGCTGTACGTGAACCTGGTCTTCGCCGTCGTGGCCTTCGTCGGCGGCTGGATGCTGCTGAGCAACCACCGTGACGCCGCCAACTCCAGGATCGACGTCCCGGGCACGCTGCTGGTCTCCGCCGGTCTCTTCTCCGTCGTCTACGGCTTCTCCAACGCCGAGACGCACGACTGGAGTTCACCGCAGACCTGGGGCTTCCTGACCGCGGGCGTACTGCTCCTCGCGGCGTTCGCCCGGTGGCAGACCCGTGCGAAGCACCCGCTGCTGCCGATGCGCGTCCTGCTGGACCGCGATCGTGCGGCCTCGTTCCTCACGGTGCTCATCTCCGGCGCCGCGATGTTCGGCGTCTTCCTCTTCCTCACCTACTACCTGCAGCTGAACCTCGGCTTCAGCCCGACCAGGACCGGCCTGGCCTTCATGCCGATGATGGCGGCCCTGATGGTCGCGGCCCAGGTGTCCACCACCATGCTCGTGCCCCGCTTCGGGCCGAAGATCATCATCCCGGCGGGCTTCGCCCTCGGTGCGGCCGGCATGGCCTGGCTGACCGGCATCGGCGTCGGCTCGTCCTTCAGCACCGCCGTACTCCCGCAACTGCTGGTGATCGGCGCGGGCATGGGCGCCATCATGCCGCCCGCGATGCAGCTGGCCACCAGCGGGATCGGCGCCGAGGACGCGGGCGTGGCCTCCGCCACGGTCAACACCATGCAGCAGGTGGGCGGTTCGATCGGTACGGCGCTGCTGAGCACGCTCGCCGCGAGCGCCGCGACCAACTACCTGTCCGGCCGGAACGCGGCCGACAAGCTGGTCCAGGCCCAGTCGACGATCGAGAGCTACACCACCGCCTTCTGGTGGTCGGCGGGCTTCTTCGCCGCGGGCGCCCTGATCACCTCCCTGCTGTACCGCCCCGGTGTCCCGGTCCAGGACGAGAACGCCGCACCTGTCGTCCACATGTGA
- a CDS encoding alpha/beta fold hydrolase, translating into MSEVVLVAGARLGAWAWDEVVVELRAAGHGVHPLTLSGLAERRGEPAGQQTHVRDIVKEVERLDLRDVVLVGHSYAGIPVGQAAERTGERLRRVVFVDASVPADGKSFLWGWDSTGVETSIAENDGFWPIPAADHFAGQDLTDEQIARIVSGSTPHPGATLTEPAVLTGAMSDLPATYVKCLLDDPEPCQDVVELLKSDRWDLVELDTGHWPMFSRPRELAAVLHRSATGD; encoded by the coding sequence ATGAGCGAAGTCGTGTTGGTCGCGGGTGCGCGGCTCGGTGCCTGGGCGTGGGACGAAGTGGTGGTCGAGCTGCGCGCCGCCGGGCACGGGGTGCACCCGCTGACCTTGTCGGGGCTGGCGGAGCGGCGGGGCGAGCCGGCCGGACAGCAGACGCATGTACGGGACATCGTCAAGGAGGTCGAACGCCTCGATCTGCGGGATGTCGTGCTCGTCGGGCACAGTTACGCGGGGATACCCGTCGGGCAGGCCGCCGAGCGGACGGGTGAGCGGCTGAGGCGGGTGGTGTTCGTCGACGCGAGCGTCCCGGCCGACGGAAAGTCGTTCCTGTGGGGCTGGGACAGTACCGGGGTGGAGACGTCGATCGCCGAGAACGACGGCTTCTGGCCGATCCCGGCGGCGGACCACTTCGCGGGCCAGGACCTCACCGACGAGCAGATCGCGCGGATCGTGAGCGGCTCCACGCCCCACCCCGGGGCCACCCTCACCGAGCCTGCCGTCCTCACGGGCGCGATGAGCGACCTTCCCGCGACCTACGTCAAGTGTCTGCTAGACGACCCGGAACCGTGCCAGGACGTGGTGGAACTGCTCAAGAGCGACCGGTGGGACCTGGTCGAGCTGGACACCGGGCACTGGCCCATGTTCTCCCGCCCACGCGAACTGGCCGCCGTCCTGCACCGGTCGGCGACCGGAGACTGA
- a CDS encoding protease inhibitor — protein MPNTARWAATLTLTATAVCAPFTGAAVAAPGSAPSGLYAPSALVLTTGHGDTAATVTPERAVTLTCAPTASGTHPAASEACAELRAAGGDFDLLAPRGDVKCTKQFDPVVVTVEGVWRGRRVAYERTFANECVKNTYGTAVFTF, from the coding sequence ATGCCGAACACCGCGCGCTGGGCAGCGACTCTGACCCTGACGGCCACCGCCGTCTGCGCCCCCTTCACAGGGGCCGCCGTCGCCGCCCCGGGCTCCGCCCCCTCCGGGCTCTACGCACCCTCGGCCCTGGTGCTCACCACGGGGCACGGTGACACCGCGGCCACCGTCACGCCCGAGCGTGCCGTCACCCTGACCTGTGCCCCGACCGCCTCGGGCACCCACCCGGCCGCGTCCGAGGCCTGTGCGGAACTCCGGGCCGCCGGTGGGGACTTCGACCTGCTGGCGCCCAGGGGCGACGTGAAGTGCACCAAGCAGTTCGACCCCGTGGTCGTCACCGTCGAGGGCGTGTGGCGGGGCCGGCGGGTCGCCTACGAGCGGACTTTCGCGAACGAGTGCGTGAAGAACACCTACGGGACGGCCGTCTTCACGTTCTAG
- a CDS encoding NHLP family bacteriocin export ABC transporter peptidase/permease/ATPase subunit has protein sequence MSAAPNSRARRRSAPPRRTVPKGSGRSVRTPTILQMEAVECGAASLAMVLGHYGRHIPLEELRIACGVSRDGSRASNLLKAARSYGLTAKGMQMDTAALAEVDAPAILFWEFNHYVVLDGMGRRLGRRGVYVNDPGKGRRFVPMEDFDSSFTGVVLVMEPGPDFERGGRRPGVLGAMPARLRGTSGTMPAAILASLLLVAVGAAMPALSRTYIDTFLIGGRTSMLEVLFASMGACVALTLVLTWLQQANLLHGRIISSTLSSARFLRHLLRLPVTFFSQRSPADLVQRLQSNDAVAETLARDLAAAGVDAFVVVLYAVLLYTYDPQLTAVGIGVALLNIVAMRVVIRLRATRTAKLRADNARLTNTAYSGLQLIETMKATGGEEGYFRKWAGQHATTLEEQQRLGVPSAWLGVVAPTLATLNSALILWIGGMRAVEGHMSVGLLVAFQALVVRFTAPLTRLNGVAGRIQDFAADVARLKDVENFRADPLYARPGGGDSTRRLHGHVELQNITFGYSPLDKPLLTGFDLTVGPGQQVALVGGSGSGKSTVSRLISGLYAPWEGVIRIDGQRLEDIPRGALAASVSFVDQDVFLFEGSVRDNVALWDPSIPDESVVAALEDAALYDVVTRRPGGIHSRVEQDGRNFSGGQRQRLEIARALVRNPSILVLDEVTSALDAETEQRVIDNLRKRGCACVVIAHRLSTVRDSDEIVVLQHGTIVERGRHDALVAAGGAYAELVRER, from the coding sequence CGCGGCCTCGCTCGCCATGGTCCTCGGTCACTACGGGCGGCACATCCCCCTGGAGGAGCTGCGCATCGCCTGCGGTGTGTCGCGGGACGGCTCACGCGCCAGCAACCTCCTGAAGGCGGCCCGGAGTTACGGTCTGACGGCCAAGGGCATGCAGATGGACACGGCCGCGCTCGCCGAGGTGGACGCGCCCGCGATCCTGTTCTGGGAGTTCAACCACTACGTCGTCCTCGACGGCATGGGCCGCCGCCTCGGCCGGCGCGGGGTGTACGTCAACGACCCCGGCAAGGGCCGCCGGTTCGTGCCGATGGAGGACTTCGACTCCAGTTTCACCGGTGTCGTCCTCGTCATGGAGCCGGGCCCCGACTTCGAGCGCGGCGGGCGCAGACCGGGCGTCCTGGGTGCCATGCCGGCCCGGCTGCGCGGCACTTCGGGCACGATGCCCGCCGCGATCCTGGCGAGTCTGCTGCTGGTGGCGGTGGGCGCCGCGATGCCCGCGCTCAGCCGCACCTACATCGACACGTTCCTGATCGGCGGCCGGACCTCGATGCTGGAGGTGCTGTTCGCGTCGATGGGCGCGTGCGTGGCACTGACCCTCGTACTGACCTGGCTGCAGCAGGCGAACCTGCTGCACGGCCGCATCATCTCCTCGACCCTGAGCAGCGCCCGCTTCCTGCGCCATCTGCTGCGCCTCCCGGTCACCTTCTTCTCCCAGCGCAGCCCGGCCGACCTGGTCCAGCGCCTCCAGTCGAACGACGCGGTGGCCGAGACGCTGGCCCGCGACCTCGCGGCGGCGGGTGTCGACGCGTTCGTCGTCGTGCTGTACGCGGTGCTCCTCTACACGTACGACCCGCAGCTCACGGCCGTCGGCATCGGTGTGGCGCTGCTCAACATCGTGGCCATGCGGGTGGTGATCCGGCTGCGCGCGACCCGGACCGCCAAACTGCGCGCGGACAACGCCCGGTTGACCAACACCGCATATTCCGGGCTCCAGTTGATCGAGACGATGAAGGCGACCGGTGGCGAGGAGGGGTATTTCCGCAAGTGGGCCGGGCAGCACGCGACCACGCTGGAGGAGCAGCAGCGGCTCGGCGTGCCGAGTGCCTGGCTGGGGGTGGTCGCGCCGACGCTCGCGACGCTGAACAGCGCGCTGATCCTGTGGATCGGCGGGATGCGGGCCGTCGAGGGCCATATGTCCGTGGGTCTGCTGGTGGCCTTCCAGGCCCTGGTCGTGCGGTTCACCGCACCCCTCACCCGGCTCAACGGTGTGGCGGGCCGCATCCAGGACTTCGCGGCGGACGTGGCCCGGCTCAAGGACGTCGAGAACTTCCGGGCGGACCCGCTGTACGCCCGCCCGGGCGGCGGCGATTCGACGCGCCGACTGCACGGCCACGTCGAGCTGCAGAACATCACCTTCGGCTACAGCCCGCTCGACAAGCCCCTGCTGACCGGCTTCGACCTGACCGTCGGTCCGGGGCAGCAGGTGGCGCTGGTCGGTGGCTCCGGCAGCGGCAAGTCGACTGTCTCCAGGCTGATTTCGGGTCTGTACGCGCCCTGGGAGGGCGTCATCCGGATCGACGGGCAGCGCCTGGAGGACATTCCGCGCGGCGCGCTGGCCGCCTCGGTGTCCTTCGTCGACCAGGACGTGTTCCTCTTCGAGGGCAGTGTCCGCGACAACGTGGCGCTGTGGGACCCGTCGATCCCCGACGAGTCGGTGGTGGCGGCACTTGAGGACGCGGCACTGTACGACGTCGTCACGCGCCGCCCGGGCGGGATCCACAGCCGGGTCGAGCAGGACGGGCGGAACTTCTCCGGCGGTCAGCGTCAACGCCTGGAGATCGCGCGGGCGTTGGTGCGCAACCCGAGCATTCTCGTCCTCGACGAGGTGACCAGCGCGCTGGACGCGGAGACCGAGCAGAGGGTGATCGACAACCTGCGCAAACGCGGCTGTGCCTGTGTGGTGATCGCCCACCGGCTCTCCACCGTGCGCGACAGCGACGAGATCGTCGTACTCCAGCACGGCACGATCGTGGAACGCGGGCGGCACGACGCCCTGGTGGCGGCCGGCGGGGCGTACGCCGAGCTGGTCAGGGAGCGATGA
- a CDS encoding toxin Doc, whose product MAPVIHIDVPWLLQRHEEVLPDQPTVNDFSALVAAVARHRVDPPRLGVDSDPAWRAAALLHTLALLKPLPSANARFACATAVAYMFVSDVGIDPPYGALVDLARDLISGKVDVYGAADRLRSWQI is encoded by the coding sequence ATGGCTCCCGTCATCCACATCGACGTGCCCTGGCTGCTCCAGCGCCACGAAGAGGTCCTGCCGGACCAGCCCACGGTCAACGACTTCTCCGCCCTGGTGGCCGCGGTGGCACGGCACCGGGTCGATCCGCCGCGCCTCGGCGTGGACTCCGACCCGGCCTGGCGGGCCGCCGCGCTGCTGCACACCCTCGCCCTGCTCAAGCCGCTCCCGTCGGCCAACGCCCGCTTCGCCTGCGCCACCGCCGTGGCGTACATGTTCGTCAGTGACGTCGGCATCGACCCGCCCTACGGCGCCCTCGTCGACCTCGCACGCGACCTGATCTCGGGGAAGGTCGACGTCTACGGCGCGGCCGACCGGCTGCGCTCCTGGCAGATCTGA
- a CDS encoding NHLP bacteriocin export ABC transporter permease/ATPase subunit, with protein MTTVHEGDADVVLAALGQLGTRFDLSGQGRLDLEGPQVLWLVAAGALDLYAVDAVEQGQWHHIGRLEAGALLLGPVTGPDHTLVARPVRDCVVHRIGLRELYRSPDTETWSYDEYGNARYVPPATSPLEYALALGVGRGLSVLFQAPMASERAAAPADDDVFWMQVPPGSVRYGSLYGAEAAADLLMDPGVWQGMVDQQYRLLTTLDRWIEQLERSHETRTAAGIRAGEAVRAQADRTLLASIGRPSAKRTTAADADATYAACKLVAEAAGITLAEPARSGTESDRLDPVERIALASRVRTRAVRLDGRWWHDDVGPLIGHRSLSGTPVALLWRRGGYVAVHPSSGRETPVEKANAAEFEERAVMFYRPLPERGMSPLRLLRFSMGGSRGDVVNLLLSSLVTIAIGALVPVATGKVLGEFVPKAQTTLIVQFCLAVMISSVVAAAFTLLQNLTLLRMEGRIEATLQPAVWDRLLRLPTKFFTERSTGELASAAMGISAIRKLLAGVAPVVTQSVTVAAMNLGLLLYYSVPMALAAVGMLVVIAAVFLGLGLWQVRWQRRLIALSNKLNNQAFQTLRGLPKLRVAAAENYAYAAWAGEFARSRELQQKVGRIKNLTTVLGAVYLPVCTLLMFMLLAGPARGAMSAAAFLTFNTSVTMLLTSVTQLTGAFVSGVAALPLYEEIKPVLEATPEVRVASTRPGVLTGAIEARRLSFRYTDDGPLVLDDVSFQVRAGEFVAIVGPSGCGKSTLLRLLIGFDRPVSGSVLYDGQDLGALDQSAVRRQCGVVLQHAQPMTGSILDVICGTEPYTPEEAMAAAGMAGLAEDIKRMPMGLHTIVQGSGAVSGGQRQRLMIAQALIRRPRILFFDEATSALDNETQRTVIESTRALNATRIVIAHRLSTVLDADRVIVMEDGKVAQQGTPAELLADTGGRLHELVRRQLA; from the coding sequence ATGACGACGGTCCACGAAGGCGACGCCGATGTCGTCCTCGCCGCGCTCGGACAGCTGGGAACGCGGTTCGACCTGTCCGGGCAGGGGCGCCTCGATCTCGAAGGCCCGCAGGTGCTGTGGCTGGTCGCGGCCGGCGCGCTCGACCTGTACGCGGTCGACGCCGTGGAGCAGGGCCAGTGGCACCACATCGGCCGGCTGGAGGCGGGCGCGCTGCTGCTCGGCCCGGTCACCGGCCCGGACCACACGCTGGTCGCCCGCCCGGTGCGCGACTGCGTGGTGCACCGCATCGGGCTGCGCGAGCTGTACCGGTCGCCGGACACGGAGACCTGGTCGTACGACGAGTACGGCAACGCCCGGTACGTGCCCCCGGCGACCAGCCCGCTGGAGTACGCCCTCGCCCTGGGCGTCGGCCGAGGCCTGTCGGTCCTCTTCCAGGCACCGATGGCCTCGGAACGGGCCGCCGCGCCGGCCGACGACGACGTGTTCTGGATGCAGGTCCCGCCGGGCAGCGTCCGGTACGGGTCGCTGTACGGGGCGGAGGCCGCCGCCGACCTGCTGATGGACCCCGGGGTCTGGCAGGGCATGGTCGACCAGCAGTACCGGCTGCTCACCACCCTCGACCGGTGGATCGAGCAGCTGGAACGCAGCCACGAGACCCGTACGGCGGCCGGCATCAGGGCGGGCGAGGCCGTCCGCGCGCAGGCCGACCGGACGCTGCTGGCGTCGATCGGGAGGCCGTCGGCGAAACGCACGACCGCCGCCGACGCCGACGCCACGTACGCGGCCTGCAAACTCGTCGCCGAGGCGGCGGGCATCACACTCGCCGAGCCCGCGCGGAGCGGCACCGAGAGCGACCGGCTCGACCCGGTCGAGCGGATCGCGCTCGCCTCCCGTGTCCGTACCCGGGCCGTCCGGCTCGACGGGCGCTGGTGGCACGACGACGTCGGCCCGCTGATCGGTCACCGCAGTCTGTCGGGCACCCCGGTCGCACTGCTGTGGCGACGCGGCGGCTATGTGGCCGTGCACCCCTCGTCGGGACGCGAGACACCGGTGGAGAAGGCGAACGCGGCGGAGTTCGAGGAGCGGGCGGTGATGTTCTACCGCCCGCTGCCCGAACGCGGGATGAGCCCGCTGCGGCTGCTCCGGTTCAGCATGGGCGGCAGCCGGGGCGACGTGGTGAACCTGCTGCTGAGCAGCCTGGTGACGATCGCCATCGGCGCTCTGGTGCCCGTCGCCACCGGCAAGGTGCTCGGCGAGTTCGTGCCGAAGGCGCAGACCACGCTGATCGTCCAGTTCTGTCTCGCCGTGATGATCAGCAGTGTGGTGGCTGCGGCCTTCACCCTGCTGCAGAACCTCACCCTGCTCCGCATGGAGGGCCGGATCGAGGCGACGCTCCAACCGGCCGTCTGGGACCGCCTGTTGCGGCTGCCGACGAAGTTCTTCACCGAGCGCTCGACCGGTGAGCTGGCGAGTGCGGCGATGGGCATCAGCGCGATCCGCAAGCTGCTGGCGGGAGTTGCTCCCGTCGTCACGCAGTCGGTCACGGTGGCGGCGATGAACCTCGGCCTGCTCCTCTACTACAGCGTCCCGATGGCACTCGCTGCGGTCGGCATGCTCGTGGTGATCGCCGCCGTGTTCCTGGGTCTCGGGCTGTGGCAGGTGCGCTGGCAGCGGCGGCTGATCGCGCTGTCCAACAAGCTGAACAACCAGGCCTTCCAGACCCTGCGAGGCCTGCCCAAACTACGGGTGGCGGCAGCCGAGAACTACGCGTACGCGGCCTGGGCGGGCGAGTTCGCGCGCAGCCGCGAGCTTCAGCAGAAGGTCGGCCGCATCAAGAACCTCACCACGGTGCTGGGCGCGGTGTACCTGCCGGTGTGCACCCTGCTGATGTTCATGCTGCTGGCGGGGCCGGCGCGCGGTGCGATGTCGGCGGCGGCCTTCCTCACCTTCAACACCTCGGTGACGATGCTCCTGACCTCGGTCACCCAGCTGACCGGCGCCTTCGTCTCCGGCGTGGCCGCGCTCCCGCTGTACGAGGAGATCAAGCCGGTGCTGGAGGCGACCCCGGAGGTACGCGTCGCCAGCACCCGGCCGGGTGTGCTGACCGGCGCGATCGAGGCCCGCCGTCTCTCCTTCCGCTACACGGACGACGGCCCGCTCGTCCTGGACGACGTGTCCTTCCAGGTGCGGGCGGGCGAGTTCGTGGCGATCGTCGGCCCCAGCGGCTGCGGCAAGTCGACGCTGCTGCGCCTGCTGATCGGCTTCGACAGACCGGTCTCGGGCAGTGTGCTGTACGACGGCCAGGACCTGGGCGCCCTCGACCAGTCGGCCGTACGGCGCCAGTGCGGCGTGGTGCTCCAGCACGCCCAGCCGATGACGGGTTCGATCCTGGACGTCATCTGCGGCACCGAGCCCTACACACCGGAGGAGGCGATGGCCGCCGCCGGGATGGCGGGTCTGGCCGAGGACATCAAGCGGATGCCGATGGGCCTGCACACCATCGTCCAGGGCAGCGGCGCGGTCTCGGGCGGCCAGCGCCAGCGGCTGATGATCGCGCAGGCGCTGATCCGCAGGCCGCGCATCCTCTTCTTCGACGAGGCGACCAGCGCCCTGGACAACGAGACCCAGCGCACGGTCATCGAGAGCACCCGCGCGCTGAACGCCACCCGGATCGTGATCGCCCACCGCCTGTCCACGGTGCTGGACGCGGACCGGGTGATCGTGATGGAGGACGGCAAGGTCGCCCAGCAGGGCACCCCGGCCGAGCTGCTGGCGGACACGGGCGGGCGGCTGCACGAACTGGTGCGACGGCAGCTGGCGTAG
- a CDS encoding RICIN domain-containing protein produces MPHPHPPRPSYPPYSGGVPGESDESLAAQLRSRPEGETGVPVALLTARHWQAAHEYAVICLATSARTASMVTAAAFHQVLERVMRAESAVALRPRFLVAVRDIVREWSADDRISDVLPDLTKPAGGRGMRAAKSMTAENRKLAERSFQALPGLAQCLLWHTEVEGDPMNVPAVLLGMDTNMAAASLEQAREQFREGCVRAHRELAPSKECRFYNRLLDIPIRRGGALLPDVQQHVSECRYCRHAAEQLSHFEGGLGTLLAEAVLGWGARRYLDSRPGRSQSGTRVRGHARHRGGGGGGLGRLRLLSRIPSPRRPVPGETRNRRTLLTSVGLASAVVLAVVLGSGLLPKDGSGADPTASSSATGQGSGAPDASPTPPAVSSSPPATGGNPTAVRQTRLRNVTADLCLDIRGGRATAGAVTRLASCSTAWTQLWTYEDDGLLRSVANPELCLDSHADAGVVILGRCAAASDERGDDVRYDLTVRGELLPRWQEGLAVAPASDEPDTDVVVKVRDGSANQRWLTDTVTASPESLSIGGSPGRAAQVDADPR; encoded by the coding sequence GTGCCCCACCCCCACCCCCCTCGTCCGTCCTACCCCCCGTACTCCGGTGGGGTTCCGGGTGAATCGGACGAGAGTCTCGCGGCCCAGCTCAGAAGCAGGCCTGAGGGTGAGACGGGTGTGCCCGTCGCCCTGCTGACCGCGCGACACTGGCAGGCGGCCCACGAGTACGCGGTCATCTGCCTCGCCACCTCGGCCCGGACCGCCTCCATGGTCACCGCGGCCGCCTTCCACCAGGTCCTGGAACGGGTGATGCGAGCCGAGTCGGCCGTCGCGCTGCGCCCGAGGTTCCTCGTCGCCGTGCGCGACATCGTCAGGGAGTGGTCCGCCGACGACCGCATATCCGATGTGCTGCCGGACCTGACGAAACCGGCGGGCGGTCGCGGTATGCGCGCGGCGAAGTCCATGACGGCGGAAAACCGAAAACTCGCGGAGCGTTCGTTCCAGGCCCTTCCCGGACTCGCCCAGTGTCTGCTGTGGCACACCGAGGTGGAGGGCGATCCGATGAATGTCCCCGCCGTCCTTCTTGGCATGGACACGAATATGGCGGCGGCGTCGCTGGAACAGGCCCGTGAACAATTCCGCGAGGGTTGTGTCCGCGCCCACCGGGAACTCGCGCCGTCCAAGGAATGCCGGTTCTACAACCGTCTCCTCGACATCCCCATCAGGCGCGGCGGCGCCCTCCTGCCCGATGTCCAGCAGCACGTGTCGGAGTGCCGCTACTGCCGCCACGCCGCCGAGCAGCTGAGCCACTTCGAGGGCGGCCTGGGCACGCTGCTCGCCGAGGCCGTGCTCGGCTGGGGTGCCCGGCGCTATCTCGACTCACGCCCGGGACGCAGCCAGAGCGGCACCCGGGTACGGGGTCATGCCCGGCACCGCGGCGGAGGCGGCGGTGGCCTGGGGCGGCTTCGACTTCTGTCACGGATTCCCTCCCCGCGCCGCCCGGTCCCGGGCGAGACCCGGAACAGGAGGACCCTGCTCACCAGCGTGGGCCTGGCCTCGGCCGTCGTCCTCGCGGTCGTGCTGGGCAGCGGACTGTTGCCGAAGGACGGCAGCGGCGCCGACCCGACGGCCTCCTCCAGCGCGACCGGCCAGGGCAGCGGGGCGCCCGACGCCTCGCCTACCCCGCCCGCGGTGTCCTCCTCGCCGCCCGCGACGGGCGGCAACCCCACCGCCGTCCGGCAGACCCGGCTGCGGAACGTCACCGCCGACCTGTGCCTCGACATCCGGGGCGGCCGGGCCACGGCCGGCGCCGTCACCAGGCTCGCGTCCTGCTCGACCGCGTGGACCCAGCTGTGGACGTACGAGGACGACGGCCTGTTGCGCAGTGTCGCCAACCCCGAGCTGTGCCTGGACTCGCACGCCGACGCCGGTGTCGTCATCCTCGGCCGCTGTGCCGCCGCGTCCGACGAGCGCGGTGACGACGTCCGCTACGACCTCACCGTGCGGGGCGAGTTGCTGCCCCGCTGGCAGGAGGGCCTCGCCGTCGCCCCCGCCTCCGACGAACCCGACACGGACGTGGTCGTCAAGGTCCGCGACGGCTCCGCGAACCAACGCTGGCTCACCGACACGGTGACCGCCAGCCCCGAGTCCCTGTCGATAGGCGGCTCTCCGGGCAGGGCGGCCCAGGTGGACGCGGACCCGAGGTAG
- a CDS encoding STAS domain-containing protein, which translates to MTPEADDRIPRPPAHTAPDSSGALTPTANPYARTYANGPFTVVEVFGEIDLATAGFLAEHLDAATSRAGPDVLVDLRQVGFFDCSGLRELCRADTRARERGGRLRLVCDTPRLHRLLRAALLLHRFPPLPGIPEPE; encoded by the coding sequence ATGACGCCGGAAGCCGACGACCGCATCCCCCGGCCGCCCGCACACACGGCCCCGGACTCGTCCGGGGCCCTCACGCCGACGGCCAACCCGTATGCCCGTACCTATGCGAACGGGCCGTTCACCGTGGTCGAGGTCTTCGGCGAGATCGACCTGGCGACCGCGGGCTTCCTCGCCGAGCATCTGGACGCGGCGACCTCGCGCGCCGGCCCCGACGTCCTGGTCGACCTCCGGCAGGTCGGCTTCTTCGACTGCTCCGGCCTGCGCGAACTGTGCCGCGCCGACACCCGGGCCCGCGAGCGCGGCGGACGGCTGCGCCTGGTCTGCGACACACCCCGCCTCCACCGGCTGCTGCGCGCCGCCCTGCTGCTCCACCGTTTCCCGCCCCTCCCCGGCATCCCGGAGCCGGAGTAG